Proteins encoded in a region of the Maridesulfovibrio bastinii DSM 16055 genome:
- the trpS gene encoding tryptophan--tRNA ligase, giving the protein MTAKNNRIVSGMRPTGPLHLGHFFGVLVNWLKIQEEHECYFFVADWHALTSEYADPRRIKGFVPELVKDWVAAGLDPQKCVIFHQSQVKEHAELHLLLSMMTPVSWLERNPTYKEMCQQLSQKDLSTYGFLGYPVLMATDILMYKPFAVPVGQDQLPHMELTREIARRFNYLNGEFFPEPQAMLTEEAKLPGLDGRKMSKSYNNGIYLRDCMEEVKPKIMSMLTDKNRLRKNDPGDPEICNLYPYHKLLSSQEKCAEIEEGCRNASWGCVDCKKLLVEKITEFLEPMQERRRKLDENPDHVWQILDEGSKKARAKAKENMEEIRDLLGFKY; this is encoded by the coding sequence ATGACAGCTAAAAACAACCGTATTGTATCCGGCATGAGACCTACAGGACCGTTACACCTTGGACATTTTTTCGGTGTTCTGGTCAACTGGCTCAAAATTCAGGAAGAACACGAATGTTATTTCTTTGTCGCGGACTGGCATGCTTTAACAAGTGAATACGCTGATCCTCGCCGCATTAAAGGTTTTGTTCCGGAACTGGTTAAAGACTGGGTTGCAGCTGGTCTTGATCCTCAAAAATGCGTTATTTTTCACCAGTCACAGGTAAAAGAGCATGCAGAACTGCACCTGCTGCTTTCCATGATGACTCCGGTAAGCTGGCTTGAACGCAACCCCACATATAAGGAAATGTGTCAGCAGCTTTCACAGAAGGACCTCAGTACATACGGTTTCCTCGGATACCCGGTGCTCATGGCTACTGACATCCTCATGTACAAACCGTTTGCAGTGCCTGTTGGACAGGACCAGCTTCCGCACATGGAACTGACACGCGAAATAGCCCGCCGTTTCAACTACCTCAACGGTGAATTCTTCCCAGAACCTCAGGCAATGCTGACCGAGGAAGCAAAACTTCCGGGTCTTGACGGCCGCAAGATGAGTAAAAGCTATAATAACGGCATATACCTCCGTGACTGCATGGAAGAGGTAAAGCCCAAAATAATGAGCATGCTCACAGATAAAAACAGACTCAGAAAGAACGATCCGGGTGATCCTGAAATATGCAACCTCTACCCTTACCACAAGCTTCTTTCCAGTCAGGAAAAGTGTGCTGAGATAGAAGAAGGATGCCGTAATGCATCGTGGGGATGTGTGGACTGTAAAAAACTTCTCGTTGAAAAAATTACCGAATTCCTTGAGCCGATGCAGGAACGCCGCAGAAAGCTTGACGAAAACCCGGACCATGTATGGCAGATTCTCGACGAGGGATCTAAAAAAGCCAGAGCAAAAGCTAAAGAAAATATGGAAGAAATCAGAGATCTTCTCGGATTCAAGTACTAA
- a CDS encoding PAS domain-containing sensor histidine kinase translates to MGIFAANAIFSLLLFIWIINSGLNESAQSWSTYLKNRIEFLSEAITTTSTTNYGFTTVFKIQLNGKVFERDQEKISLKNIYGSELYERIKDTKIGERKLIQFRNILDPALKAVYLIKRTTHSYIIGLLAPKSLLPTVPKTQQIILFNEHGGIEYSTFNKHKIPFSSLNHGIVFYNGHAFAIEHSRSSEPAMFDMALIKDVSKEFYGLTILIILTTITLGTGLIRSRKISGDLLLVESEFRKINSLLSGITISDKSQTVPVIMKDTAQELKSIDWDHLAESTVFQENRMYLNSMTFFARNMVHLLDAVSQHSRALTISEEKYRDLVNRANSIILRMNRDGNITFFNEFAQTFFGYTQQEIIGKNIFDTIVPVINPGGEDLRKKLVELFKNPENLPTSNNENIRKDGSRVWIQWTNSPVYSEDGQVAEILCVGMDITDRRKAVLELSKANNRIKDIIDSMPSVVISVDSILRVNHFNLSAGQMSSMDINDIKDAPVERAFPILTEFRDKLEMALITGVPDTENIVTSSDKGLIKYVDVMIYPLTGSYEQGAVIRIDDVTERVRLEEIMIQTEKMMSVGGLAAGMAHEINNPLGGILQGIQNIIRRFSPDLKPNIDAAKKAGCDLDAVLQYMELRKITSMLNGITESGIRAADIVSGMLEFSRRSDSRKAPGKLDVLLDNTINLAAKDYDLKKRYDFKQIEIVRNYSPDVPPVLCSNTEIEQVFLNLLRNSAQAMSDWEEMEEKPRIEVSISKCQNMVCCEIKDNGPGMDAETRKRVFEPFFTTKDPGVGTGLGLSVSYFIITKNHNGIFEVHSKVGEGTSFTIMLPEAPSY, encoded by the coding sequence ATGGGTATCTTTGCGGCGAATGCTATTTTCTCACTGCTGCTGTTTATTTGGATAATCAATTCAGGTCTGAATGAAAGCGCCCAGTCATGGTCCACATACCTTAAAAACAGGATCGAATTTTTAAGCGAAGCGATTACGACCACGTCGACAACAAACTATGGTTTCACCACAGTTTTTAAAATACAGCTTAACGGAAAAGTCTTTGAACGCGATCAGGAAAAAATTTCCCTTAAAAATATATATGGATCAGAATTATATGAGAGAATCAAAGACACAAAGATAGGTGAAAGAAAGCTTATCCAATTTCGAAATATTCTGGACCCGGCATTAAAGGCTGTATACCTGATAAAAAGAACCACGCATTCGTATATAATTGGTCTGCTCGCCCCCAAAAGTCTGCTGCCCACTGTCCCTAAAACTCAGCAGATCATTTTATTCAACGAGCATGGTGGAATTGAATATTCCACTTTTAATAAACATAAAATTCCATTCTCCAGCCTGAATCATGGAATAGTTTTCTATAACGGTCATGCCTTTGCCATCGAACACTCCAGATCATCAGAACCTGCTATGTTCGACATGGCCCTTATTAAAGATGTTTCAAAAGAATTTTACGGGCTGACCATTCTAATAATACTTACAACCATTACCTTGGGAACAGGGCTTATCAGATCTCGTAAAATATCCGGAGATCTGCTGCTGGTTGAATCTGAATTCCGAAAGATCAACAGCCTGCTTTCAGGAATAACAATCTCTGATAAATCGCAGACCGTTCCGGTTATCATGAAAGATACAGCGCAAGAACTGAAGAGCATTGACTGGGATCACCTCGCAGAGAGCACTGTTTTTCAGGAAAACCGCATGTACCTTAACTCAATGACTTTTTTTGCAAGAAACATGGTACATCTTCTGGATGCGGTCTCTCAACACTCCCGAGCCCTGACAATATCCGAAGAAAAATACCGGGACCTTGTGAACCGGGCAAACAGTATTATTTTAAGAATGAACCGCGACGGCAATATCACTTTCTTTAATGAATTTGCTCAGACCTTTTTCGGATATACCCAGCAGGAAATAATCGGGAAAAATATTTTTGATACTATTGTACCTGTGATTAATCCCGGCGGAGAAGACCTAAGAAAGAAGCTGGTGGAGCTATTTAAAAATCCTGAGAATCTTCCGACCAGCAACAATGAAAATATACGCAAAGACGGATCAAGGGTCTGGATTCAATGGACCAACAGCCCTGTGTATAGTGAGGACGGCCAAGTAGCTGAAATACTATGTGTGGGCATGGATATCACTGATCGTAGAAAGGCCGTTCTCGAACTGAGCAAAGCCAACAACCGCATCAAAGATATTATCGATTCAATGCCATCAGTCGTTATCAGCGTTGACAGCATTCTTAGAGTTAACCATTTCAATCTGTCCGCAGGTCAAATGTCCTCTATGGATATAAATGATATCAAGGATGCACCGGTTGAAAGAGCTTTTCCTATATTGACAGAATTCAGGGATAAATTGGAAATGGCACTGATCACCGGTGTCCCAGATACCGAAAACATAGTTACGAGTTCTGACAAAGGATTAATCAAATATGTTGATGTAATGATATATCCTTTGACCGGGAGCTATGAGCAGGGAGCCGTAATCAGGATAGATGACGTTACGGAAAGAGTCAGACTTGAAGAGATAATGATTCAGACCGAAAAAATGATGTCTGTCGGCGGTCTTGCAGCAGGAATGGCCCATGAAATCAACAATCCTCTGGGCGGAATTCTACAGGGCATCCAAAACATAATCCGCAGGTTCTCTCCTGATCTGAAACCCAATATAGATGCCGCAAAAAAAGCAGGTTGCGACCTTGATGCGGTTCTGCAATATATGGAGCTGAGAAAGATCACCTCAATGCTCAACGGTATTACTGAGTCAGGAATAAGAGCTGCCGACATTGTTTCAGGAATGCTTGAATTCAGTAGAAGAAGCGACTCAAGAAAGGCTCCCGGAAAGCTGGATGTACTACTGGATAATACAATTAATCTTGCCGCAAAAGATTATGATCTCAAAAAAAGGTACGACTTTAAACAGATTGAAATTGTTAGAAATTATTCTCCTGACGTGCCACCAGTGTTATGCTCAAACACAGAAATAGAGCAGGTCTTTCTGAATCTTCTGAGAAATTCAGCTCAGGCAATGTCAGACTGGGAAGAAATGGAAGAAAAACCACGTATTGAGGTTTCCATATCCAAATGCCAGAATATGGTCTGCTGTGAAATTAAAGATAATGGACCGGGAATGGATGCCGAGACCCGTAAAAGAGTTTTCGAACCATTTTTCACGACTAAAGATCCCGGAGTGGGAACGGGACTTGGACTTTCGGTCTCTTATTTCATCATTACCAAAAACCACAATGGAATTTTCGAAGTTCACTCAAAAGTAGGCGAAGGGACTTCCTTTACCATTATGCTACCGGAAGCCCCCAGCTACTAA
- the icd gene encoding NADP-dependent isocitrate dehydrogenase yields MSTRTVYFIEGDGIGAEVWGAARPVLDAAVEKAYSGSKKIDWVELLAGEKAYKATGSYLPQDTLDTLAKADLAMKGPLQTPVGKGFRSLNVTLRQTFDLYACIRPIKYYDGIESPVKRPDLVDIVVFRENTEDVYAGIEYASGSDEAKRVAEFLIDEMGAKLDPSAGIGIKPITPKGSRRLVRRALDYALEQNRDSVTLVHKGNIMKFTEGGFRQWGYDLAAEEYAGKVVTEDKAEAGKVVIKDRIADAMFQEALMRPEQYSVIATTNLNGDYISDALAAQVGGLGLAPGVNMGDTLAIYEATHGTAPTIAGKDMANPGSILLSGAMMLENIGWTEASDLIKGSVVKALAAKKVTVDLASQIAGAETVGCKAFGEILLSNL; encoded by the coding sequence TTGTCTACAAGAACTGTTTATTTCATTGAAGGTGACGGCATCGGTGCCGAAGTATGGGGAGCTGCCCGTCCTGTTCTGGATGCAGCTGTGGAGAAAGCTTACTCCGGTTCTAAAAAGATAGACTGGGTTGAACTGCTTGCCGGTGAAAAAGCATATAAAGCTACCGGAAGTTATCTTCCTCAGGATACTCTTGATACTTTGGCAAAAGCTGATCTGGCAATGAAGGGACCTTTACAGACTCCGGTAGGAAAAGGTTTCCGCAGTCTGAATGTAACTTTGCGTCAGACTTTTGATCTCTATGCCTGTATCCGTCCTATTAAGTACTATGACGGCATTGAATCACCGGTTAAGCGTCCTGATCTGGTTGATATTGTTGTTTTTCGTGAGAATACTGAAGATGTTTATGCTGGCATTGAATACGCTTCCGGCTCTGATGAAGCCAAACGCGTAGCAGAATTTCTTATTGATGAAATGGGTGCAAAGCTTGATCCTAGCGCAGGAATCGGAATCAAGCCTATCACTCCTAAAGGTTCCCGCCGTCTTGTTCGCAGAGCTCTTGATTACGCTCTTGAGCAGAATCGTGATTCAGTAACTCTGGTCCACAAGGGCAACATCATGAAGTTCACCGAGGGTGGCTTCCGTCAGTGGGGATACGATCTGGCTGCTGAAGAATATGCCGGAAAAGTTGTTACCGAGGATAAAGCCGAAGCTGGCAAAGTTGTAATTAAGGACCGTATCGCAGACGCTATGTTCCAGGAAGCCCTTATGCGCCCTGAGCAGTACAGCGTTATCGCAACCACCAACCTTAACGGAGATTATATCTCTGATGCTCTTGCCGCTCAGGTTGGCGGTCTCGGTCTTGCTCCCGGAGTAAACATGGGTGATACCCTTGCAATATACGAAGCAACACACGGAACAGCTCCTACAATTGCAGGAAAAGATATGGCCAACCCCGGCAGCATCCTGCTTTCCGGTGCTATGATGCTTGAAAATATCGGCTGGACTGAAGCTTCAGACCTCATCAAAGGTTCTGTGGTCAAGGCTCTTGCCGCTAAAAAAGTAACAGTCGATCTCGCTTCCCAGATTGCCGGAGCTGAGACTGTTGGCTGCAAGGCTTTCGGAGAGATTCTTCTGTCCAACCTGTAG
- a CDS encoding response regulator — protein MTSPIILVVDDEKHIRMLYREELEAEGYTVVTSDGSEDILSVIHKENPSLIILDIKLGIDRSGLDLLQEIRRENQTIPVILSTAYDSFKHDLKSIAADYYVVKSVDLTELKLKVSQALQKAS, from the coding sequence ATGACCTCCCCAATAATTCTTGTAGTAGATGATGAAAAACATATTCGTATGCTATACAGGGAAGAACTTGAAGCCGAGGGATATACCGTTGTCACTTCAGACGGAAGCGAAGACATACTCTCGGTTATACACAAGGAAAATCCCAGCCTGATAATTCTGGATATTAAACTCGGAATTGACAGATCCGGGCTTGATCTCCTGCAGGAGATAAGAAGGGAAAACCAGACTATCCCGGTCATTTTGAGTACAGCCTACGACAGCTTTAAACACGATCTGAAATCAATTGCAGCAGATTACTATGTGGTAAAATCAGTTGATCTTACCGAGCTTAAACTCAAAGTAAGTCAGGCTCTCCAAAAAGCATCCTGA
- a CDS encoding glycosyltransferase family 2 protein has product MKSPVVSVTMPCYNCAETVGTAVESILNQSFEDFELVAVDDGSTDSTASVLKGYAEKDSRIRPVFIEHRGVVGAANAALSASSGRFVARMDADDYSLPDRLACQVDFLNKNPEIGLTACLVNFGGDRKKNFGYACYVDWINTLVTHEEISLHRFVEFPFANPSIMMRRELLDKYGAFREGDFPEDYELVLRFLESGVRMEKVRKELFVWNDPPGRLSRNHPKYSVDSFYRIKSEYLYRWLESGNALHPEVIVLGSSRLDRKRASILENYGVNIKAYVDINPDKIGKVVSGKPVISLEDIPKPGKCFLLSYVATRGARDKVASFLNGKGYAMGRDYLLVA; this is encoded by the coding sequence ATGAAGAGTCCTGTGGTCTCAGTAACAATGCCCTGCTATAATTGTGCTGAAACCGTCGGGACTGCTGTTGAGAGTATTCTTAATCAGAGCTTTGAAGATTTTGAGCTAGTGGCTGTTGACGACGGTTCAACGGATTCAACAGCCAGTGTTCTCAAGGGCTATGCCGAGAAGGATAGCAGAATCAGGCCGGTGTTCATTGAACATCGCGGTGTCGTAGGGGCCGCCAATGCTGCCCTGTCAGCCAGCAGCGGAAGGTTTGTGGCCCGCATGGATGCCGATGATTATTCACTTCCGGACAGACTTGCGTGTCAGGTGGATTTTTTAAATAAGAATCCTGAAATTGGATTAACAGCATGTCTGGTGAATTTTGGCGGGGATCGCAAAAAGAATTTTGGATATGCCTGCTATGTGGACTGGATTAATACTCTGGTTACCCATGAGGAAATTTCGCTGCACCGTTTTGTGGAATTTCCCTTTGCAAATCCGTCTATAATGATGCGCCGTGAACTGCTGGATAAATACGGAGCCTTCAGGGAAGGTGATTTCCCTGAAGATTATGAACTTGTTTTGCGTTTTCTTGAAAGCGGAGTGCGCATGGAAAAGGTCCGTAAGGAACTTTTTGTCTGGAATGATCCGCCGGGCAGACTTTCGCGTAACCATCCCAAATACAGTGTTGATTCATTTTACAGGATCAAAAGTGAGTATCTTTATCGCTGGCTCGAGAGTGGAAACGCTCTGCATCCTGAAGTTATTGTGCTTGGTTCGAGCAGGCTGGACCGGAAAAGAGCTTCAATACTTGAAAACTACGGCGTAAATATTAAGGCTTATGTTGATATCAACCCGGATAAAATAGGTAAGGTTGTTTCAGGTAAACCGGTTATTTCACTTGAAGATATTCCAAAGCCGGGAAAATGTTTTTTATTGTCTTATGTAGCGACCCGCGGGGCCCGGGATAAAGTAGCTTCTTTTCTTAACGGCAAAGGTTATGCCATGGGGCGTGATTACCTTCTGGTCGCCTAG
- a CDS encoding ATP-binding protein, which yields MKCKVCKKKAVVSLPSHNAAFCPECYDKFYMKQVSEGIRKRKLLERDDKILVALSGGKDSLSLMYALAELGYNVTGLHIDLGIPNSSEKARSVIEDFCSEHGFKLIVSEMEKEGLPMPLVKKHIRRPICSVCGKVKRHYFNKVALEHDFTALATGHNLDDEVARLFANTLRWDQSYLSDQGPLLPAENGFAKKVKPLFRLTEFENANFAFLKGIPYHHLPCPYSGGASFTGHKMLWRDLEFKSPGTKRAFYEGFLDRGAPAFAAFHEKKGVEVVPCTECGCPTSAGVCGVCRIKSQLNEALEEEK from the coding sequence ATGAAATGTAAAGTCTGCAAGAAAAAAGCAGTTGTCAGTCTGCCAAGCCATAATGCCGCTTTCTGTCCTGAATGTTACGATAAATTTTATATGAAACAGGTCAGTGAAGGAATCAGAAAACGTAAACTGCTGGAAAGGGATGATAAAATTCTAGTAGCTCTTTCCGGTGGTAAAGATTCACTGAGCCTCATGTACGCTCTGGCTGAGCTTGGTTACAATGTCACCGGGCTGCATATTGATCTCGGAATTCCGAATTCTTCAGAAAAAGCCCGTTCCGTAATTGAGGATTTCTGTTCCGAGCACGGGTTTAAACTCATTGTCAGCGAGATGGAGAAAGAAGGATTACCCATGCCGCTGGTGAAAAAGCATATCCGCCGGCCCATCTGTTCCGTCTGCGGCAAGGTAAAGCGTCATTATTTTAATAAGGTTGCTCTTGAGCATGACTTTACGGCTCTTGCCACAGGGCATAATTTAGATGACGAGGTGGCAAGACTTTTTGCAAATACACTGCGCTGGGATCAGTCCTACCTTTCTGATCAGGGCCCTTTGCTGCCAGCGGAAAATGGATTTGCTAAAAAAGTTAAGCCACTTTTCAGGCTTACTGAATTCGAAAATGCCAACTTCGCTTTTCTTAAAGGTATCCCTTATCATCATTTGCCTTGTCCCTATAGCGGGGGAGCCAGTTTCACCGGGCACAAAATGCTCTGGCGCGATCTTGAGTTCAAGAGTCCGGGTACCAAACGTGCTTTTTATGAAGGTTTCCTCGACCGTGGAGCACCGGCTTTCGCAGCTTTTCATGAGAAGAAGGGTGTTGAAGTTGTTCCCTGTACTGAATGCGGTTGCCCGACTTCAGCCGGAGTCTGCGGTGTATGCCGGATAAAGTCTCAGCTTAATGAAGCGCTGGAGGAAGAAAAGTAA
- a CDS encoding site-2 protease family protein — protein MFDISGIIRNISIVALPFLLAITFHEASHGYVAWLLGDPTAKNSGRLTLNPLKHLDPVGTIALIVTQMIGWAKPVPINPSYFKNPIKGMMLVSIAGPAANFALAVVFTLAYRYLHSLNITQVSEMEMHILKPLALIINAGIMINLALCFFNLIPIPPLDGSKIVAGLLPREMAFKYLSFERYGFIVIILLAFLGLLGKIIYPAVNFSLNLLL, from the coding sequence ATGTTTGATATAAGTGGCATCATAAGAAATATTTCAATAGTGGCTCTGCCTTTTCTGCTGGCCATAACATTCCATGAAGCATCACACGGCTATGTTGCATGGCTTCTTGGTGACCCCACGGCCAAAAATTCAGGCAGACTGACTCTTAATCCCTTAAAACACCTCGACCCGGTGGGAACAATAGCTCTTATTGTAACCCAGATGATAGGCTGGGCTAAACCTGTGCCCATAAACCCATCATATTTCAAAAATCCAATCAAAGGGATGATGCTGGTCTCCATAGCCGGTCCGGCAGCTAATTTTGCACTTGCGGTAGTATTCACTCTTGCCTATCGCTATCTCCATTCACTTAATATTACACAAGTGAGCGAAATGGAGATGCACATATTAAAGCCTCTGGCATTAATCATAAATGCCGGAATTATGATCAATCTGGCTCTTTGCTTTTTCAATCTGATACCGATTCCTCCGCTTGACGGAAGCAAGATTGTTGCAGGTCTGCTCCCGCGTGAAATGGCATTCAAATACCTTTCTTTCGAGCGTTACGGTTTTATCGTTATAATTTTACTGGCTTTTTTGGGACTGCTTGGGAAAATTATCTACCCGGCAGTCAACTTCTCATTGAACCTGCTGCTTTAA
- a CDS encoding aminotransferase class IV codes for MIYYRDGKMQEGELSVAPMQPAFRTGYGFYETIAWNRRTVCHLNLHLVRVMASLEEFCITPDEVDYEKVLPEVVAANGLSDSFARINLFYPLENGRARTIVTADPFDYQPERVWKMRIRDEIFLSEMMRHKTMSHMEYFIAWQQAVAEGADDSVFCDPAGNILESSVSALVFSRDGHFYETETNYKLPSTALAVAAQHLKIERKVIPLSAAGDYEYVYALNSLGGMIPVSELGEYSYKLDFGTAAKITRLILS; via the coding sequence ATGATTTATTATCGCGATGGAAAAATGCAGGAAGGGGAGCTTTCAGTGGCACCGATGCAACCTGCTTTCAGAACCGGGTACGGTTTCTATGAAACTATTGCATGGAACAGACGTACTGTCTGTCATTTGAATCTTCACCTTGTCAGAGTGATGGCCAGTCTTGAGGAATTTTGCATTACTCCCGATGAAGTAGATTATGAAAAAGTTCTACCGGAAGTTGTCGCTGCAAACGGTCTTTCCGATTCATTTGCCAGAATAAATTTGTTTTATCCTCTTGAAAACGGCAGAGCCAGAACCATAGTCACCGCTGATCCTTTTGATTATCAGCCGGAGCGAGTCTGGAAAATGAGGATCAGGGATGAAATATTTCTTTCAGAAATGATGCGTCATAAAACAATGAGCCACATGGAATATTTCATAGCCTGGCAGCAGGCTGTGGCTGAAGGTGCGGATGATTCGGTCTTTTGTGATCCGGCAGGGAATATTCTTGAATCAAGTGTTTCGGCACTTGTTTTTTCACGTGACGGGCATTTCTATGAGACTGAAACAAATTATAAATTGCCAAGTACTGCTCTTGCCGTTGCAGCTCAACACCTTAAAATAGAAAGAAAAGTAATACCACTCTCGGCAGCAGGAGATTATGAATATGTGTATGCCTTGAACTCTCTTGGAGGGATGATACCTGTCTCAGAACTAGGAGAGTACAGTTACAAGCTTGACTTTGGTACGGCGGCAAAGATTACAAGGCTGATATTATCGTGA
- a CDS encoding pyridoxal phosphate-dependent aminotransferase yields the protein MECISKRACKISPFLVMDVLEAAQKMERAGKKVIHMEVGEPDFDTPQCVKDACCKALQDGQTHYTHSLGVEELRNAISDYYKKEYNVDVDPGRIIVTQGTSPAMLLLFTFLLDPGENVILSDPCYACYDNFIAFADGEALRVPIFEDDGFQFRPEEIRKKMNDKTKAIMLNSPSNPAGTLLSPERMKEIAEMGPWIVSDEIYHGLVYEGKEHTILEYTDHAFVLNGFSKIFAMTGMRLGYIIAPEKYVRPLQKLCQNFFISANSIAQWAGVAALKDAWDDVEKMKQTYNKRRLFLLKRLREMGFEIKVEPTGAFYILVNAKKLAEKFGGSSYKLAFDILEKAAIGVTPGIDFGKGAEGFIRLSYANSLENLAEGMDRLEKYVKENS from the coding sequence ATGGAATGTATTTCAAAAAGAGCCTGTAAGATATCACCTTTTCTAGTCATGGACGTGCTGGAAGCGGCTCAGAAAATGGAGCGCGCCGGTAAAAAGGTAATCCACATGGAGGTAGGTGAGCCTGATTTCGACACGCCTCAATGTGTAAAAGACGCCTGCTGCAAGGCGCTTCAGGATGGCCAGACACATTACACCCACAGCCTCGGGGTTGAAGAGCTTCGTAATGCTATCAGCGATTATTACAAAAAAGAGTATAACGTTGATGTTGATCCCGGAAGAATTATAGTGACTCAAGGCACTTCACCGGCCATGCTGCTCCTGTTCACCTTTCTACTTGATCCCGGTGAAAACGTAATCCTGTCCGATCCATGCTATGCCTGTTATGATAATTTTATTGCTTTTGCAGATGGTGAAGCTTTAAGAGTTCCTATTTTTGAAGATGACGGTTTCCAATTTCGCCCGGAAGAAATCCGTAAAAAAATGAATGATAAAACTAAAGCTATCATGCTGAATTCTCCCAGCAATCCGGCAGGAACTCTTCTTTCCCCGGAAAGGATGAAAGAAATAGCCGAAATGGGACCGTGGATTGTTTCAGATGAAATATACCATGGTCTGGTATATGAAGGTAAGGAGCATACAATTCTTGAATATACCGACCATGCTTTTGTACTGAATGGCTTTTCCAAAATTTTTGCCATGACCGGAATGCGGCTGGGATATATTATCGCACCTGAAAAATATGTCCGCCCTTTACAAAAGCTTTGCCAGAACTTCTTTATTTCCGCGAACTCCATAGCTCAATGGGCCGGAGTTGCCGCTCTCAAAGACGCATGGGACGATGTGGAAAAGATGAAGCAGACCTATAACAAACGGCGCTTGTTTCTGTTGAAACGGCTGCGTGAAATGGGCTTTGAAATAAAGGTTGAGCCTACAGGAGCATTTTATATTCTGGTCAATGCTAAAAAACTTGCCGAAAAGTTTGGCGGCAGTTCTTACAAACTGGCTTTTGATATACTTGAAAAAGCTGCAATAGGTGTAACACCCGGTATTGACTTTGGTAAGGGAGCTGAAGGCTTCATCCGTCTTTCCTATGCAAATTCTCTGGAAAACCTTGCTGAAGGTATGGATAGACTTGAAAAGTATGTAAAAGAAAACAGCTGA
- a CDS encoding flagellin, translating into MSLVINHNLMAANASRNLQASYGRLSTSTRRLSSGLRVGTAADDAAGLAIRELMRSDVKSLNQGIRNANDAISMIQTADGALGVIDEKLIRMKELATQASTGTYNSDQRLIIDSEYQAMASEITRIANATDFNGIHLLNGNMSGEVDAHDGSGMKSNGPVKIHFGTGNDSAEDYYYISIDTATASALGVGSAANNSISTQELAQQSLEKLTKAIISKDKIRANLGALQNRLQNTITNLSVQAENVQASESRISDVDVATEMTEFVRNQILTQSAVAMLSQANSMPKMAMQLIGG; encoded by the coding sequence ATGTCGCTCGTAATCAACCACAACCTTATGGCAGCTAATGCCAGCCGTAACCTGCAGGCATCATACGGACGTCTTTCAACTTCAACCAGACGTCTGTCCTCGGGACTTCGTGTTGGAACAGCTGCTGATGACGCAGCAGGACTGGCTATTCGCGAACTTATGCGCTCGGATGTTAAGTCTCTTAATCAGGGAATTCGTAATGCAAACGATGCAATTTCCATGATTCAGACCGCAGACGGAGCACTGGGCGTTATCGACGAAAAGCTTATCCGTATGAAGGAACTGGCAACTCAGGCATCAACCGGTACCTATAACTCCGATCAGCGTTTGATTATCGATTCTGAATATCAGGCAATGGCTTCGGAAATTACCCGTATCGCAAATGCTACAGACTTCAACGGTATCCACCTGCTCAACGGTAACATGTCCGGTGAAGTAGATGCCCATGATGGATCAGGCATGAAGTCCAATGGTCCTGTAAAGATCCACTTCGGAACCGGTAACGATTCGGCAGAAGACTACTATTACATCTCGATCGATACCGCTACCGCATCGGCTCTGGGTGTAGGAAGTGCTGCAAACAACTCCATTTCAACACAGGAACTTGCTCAGCAGTCTTTGGAAAAGCTTACCAAGGCGATTATTTCCAAGGATAAGATCCGTGCAAACCTTGGAGCATTGCAGAACAGACTGCAGAACACTATAACCAACCTTTCGGTTCAGGCAGAAAACGTACAGGCTTCTGAATCCCGTATCTCAGACGTTGACGTTGCAACTGAAATGACCGAATTCGTCCGCAACCAGATTCTTACACAGTCAGCGGTTGCGATGTTGTCTCAGGCTAACAGTATGCCTAAGATGGCAATGCAGCTCATCGGCGGTTAG